The genomic window GTCGTATCCGACTGGATAGCTTCCAAAATCAGTTCGTTAACAAATTTGATGATAGAGGCGTCGATGGTATCGTCGCCGAGATCGGCGCCGACAGCAGTGCCTTCCAGCGTGAGAACAGGACCTTCTGCCTCCGCATCGATAAGGATGCGTTCCATCGTATCAGCGCCCACACCATACAGCGTTTTGGTGAGCCGTACAATCTCGCCCGGCGTGGTGACAACCGGTTCCACCCTGCGCTTAAGTACCAAGCGTATATCATCAAGCAGTTGCGGGTTAAGAGGATCGCTGATGGCAACGACTAAGGCGCCGTTACGCTCATTGATGGGCACAAAACCGTAATGGGTCGCAAAGCGGGCGGGCGCTTTGGATGCGATGGCGGGATCAATCTCTTCGCGGGACAACAAAACAAAGGGCATTTCGCAAAATTCCGCCAGTATTTTATAAACGCTTTCTATCGATGCCAAACCCAGCTGCGGAATCACTTCCACAAGGGGCATCTGATTTTTGGCGGATTCTAAACGGGCGCGCTCCAGTTTGCTGTCGTCTAGGACGCCGCGATGGAGCAGCAATTGTTCAAAAGCTTTGGGCTCGCGCACTACGATACACTCCGTGACTGTTATTTATCCATAGGTGGCAACAGCTAAGATACCATAAAAACAGGGGTCAGGGAAAAATATTAGAGAAGTAGGATGCTCTGCGCCGCTAATCTGCCGCGCCGTTAATCGAGGCGCGCCAAAGCTTCTTTCGCACGAAACGCCACATCAAGATGACGGCTTTCCGCTGCCTGCATGTAGCGTTGCCGCGCTTGCTCCGGATCATTCAGCAAATCGCAATAGCAATTGCCCAACTCCAAGTCCACCCGATCGCGCGCAACAGGATGATCACAGACGCCGCGCACTTTTTTCAAGATCCCGACTGTATCGGAAAGATCCATATTGTTAGTTCGTGCCAAGACACGGCACATCTGGTTCAACGCTTCCTCTGCCCAAGGACTGTCCGGATATTCCACCAGCAAGTTTTCATAACTGCGCATGGGATTTTCGGAATGGGCCGCAGTCTCCAGTTCACGGAGAGGTGTGAAGAATTGAGGCAGAGCAGCCGCTAAAAGCTGCATCCGTTTTTTATAGTACCAATTATTATCGAGGACTTCGCTGTGCTCATCTTCCAAATGTTTGTAGGTCTCGTAGGCACGATCGTAGCGCTGCAAATAGGAATATTCGATGTCGGCCAAGGTAAGAAGCGCGTCGGCATGGAGGGCATCATTGGGATAGTCATTAATAGCCTGCTCCAGTTGGTCGGCCGCCTCCTCGCTCTCTCCTCGTGCTACCTGATCACAGGCTTGTTGTTGGAAAAAGGCGAGCTGCGATTCCGGTTCTGCAACAGACTTTGTCTCTTGGGTTATAACAGGGATATGCTCCGTGCCGGACAACATATATACAGTATATACACTCACGCTCAGGATGACGAGGGCAAGCGCCGCGAAGGCATAAGAAAAGCGTCGGTGGGAAACTTTCGGAGAATCTTCAGCATGGAGCCGCGCACGCAGCGCAGCCGTTAAATCCCAAGGTAATTCCTCTGTGGTCAAGGTGATCTGAGCCAGGCTTTGGCGCAAGGATTGGCGTTCCTCTTTCAGATCAGGGTACTGTTTCAGCAGATATTCCAGTCTGTTCGCTTCCGTTTCACTGAGTGGCTCATAAAACTCTTGAGCAATCAAGGTCTCGGCTTCCCGTCTGCGCCCTCCTCCGACAAGGCGATCCTTTAGCGTTGAAAGAATACTGATCATGGACACGTGGACTCCGAGACGTTAGGAAGCATATAAGATACCCTTAGCTATTATCTGCCGGGGCGGCTCAGTTTGAGATACCCGCAAAATTTTATAATCTTATCAATCAAAGACGTGCCAAGACGCTTGGCGCAGTCTAGTTTATAAATCAGACTTGTATTGCTCTAACAAGTCGCGCAGTTTACGAACGGCTCTAAACAAATGCACTTTCACACTGCCTAAAGAACAATTCAACTCTTTTGCAATATCCGCCAAAGGCAAGCCTTCGAAATGGCGCAACATAAATACTTGGCGCTGCATGGGCGTTATTTGCAACAAAGCTTCTCGAATTCGATCTTCAATTTCTTGAGCACGAACCTGTTGGATGGTATCCATCTTTTCAGGCATAGACTCAATATGGGTCGTTTCTTCGAGAAAATCGCCTGCTAAAAACTCCGCTCTTCTGCGCTTTTTCTTGCGCAACACGTCAAAAGCATGATTGGTGGTAATACGCTGCACCCAAGCCATGAAACCGCCTGTAGGCGC from Candidatus Hydrogenedentota bacterium includes these protein-coding regions:
- a CDS encoding RNA polymerase sigma factor — its product is MQHNNAENLSLLTDEALAALLQKGHEPAFDEIVRRFQGSMYAAAYRVTGNREDALDVTQESLIKVHNKIDLWAPTGGFMAWVQRITTNHAFDVLRKKKRRRAEFLAGDFLEETTHIESMPEKMDTIQQVRAQEIEDRIREALLQITPMQRQVFMLRHFEGLPLADIAKELNCSLGSVKVHLFRAVRKLRDLLEQYKSDL
- the bamD gene encoding outer membrane protein assembly factor BamD, coding for MISILSTLKDRLVGGGRRREAETLIAQEFYEPLSETEANRLEYLLKQYPDLKEERQSLRQSLAQITLTTEELPWDLTAALRARLHAEDSPKVSHRRFSYAFAALALVILSVSVYTVYMLSGTEHIPVITQETKSVAEPESQLAFFQQQACDQVARGESEEAADQLEQAINDYPNDALHADALLTLADIEYSYLQRYDRAYETYKHLEDEHSEVLDNNWYYKKRMQLLAAALPQFFTPLRELETAAHSENPMRSYENLLVEYPDSPWAEEALNQMCRVLARTNNMDLSDTVGILKKVRGVCDHPVARDRVDLELGNCYCDLLNDPEQARQRYMQAAESRHLDVAFRAKEALARLD